From a region of the Paenibacillus sp. R14(2021) genome:
- a CDS encoding sensor histidine kinase, translating to MNDRLRWRNYLLKTKMFIVFAATSLFIVALTCLIFYLKNVNDFKAQTIALSDTITRQFSRTFELYVQDIERLSVSIIGDPVIQQSLIDHYKSTDEVEQNQIELQVNNRLFSHLQPRPQLQSIYIFSLDNFAYFISKASGPKTSFHLRDESWYAYRDAVLRNKFLLLPVTEEDTGGDRKAQVISFVRNINRIPYREISAYMKININVSIFKSMLVNSDANEVERNMRVFIVTDDGHIVYDDRDKLTGQIDAELGLSAFRPSGRSGELVWQGQPYLYTMEKSAYTNWNTVILIPNEFLLSKQKKAQYILLLVGLLATLLIAIVSYVLSHQITLPLRSMMKKMSRVELGDLSQRMTVQGSDEIGRLSRIYNNMLDSISRLISEVYESKLAEKNAQLSALQAQINPHFLYNTLNIMKSISRIRGIEEVAEMSESLAELFQYSMKNLQHPVPLRDELDHIHNYMKIQQHRFSNRFDLSTDIPDELLDASVLKLTIQPLVENAVIHGLGKVKAGGCIDIRARRRKGMLIVEVSDNGAGMDGNRLHELQHTLRYPGRLFDPMEEPNGIGLRNIGQRLQLLYGENCGIELAGNAGGGLTVRHTLPYQRYDHKEGETVNEYLPRRG from the coding sequence ATGAATGACAGGCTTCGCTGGCGAAACTATTTATTGAAAACGAAGATGTTCATTGTGTTCGCTGCAACATCCCTGTTTATCGTCGCGCTGACCTGCCTTATTTTTTACCTTAAGAATGTAAACGATTTCAAGGCACAGACGATCGCGTTGTCCGATACGATTACGCGTCAGTTCAGCCGGACCTTCGAGCTGTACGTGCAGGACATCGAGCGGCTGTCGGTCTCCATCATCGGCGACCCCGTCATTCAGCAGAGCCTCATTGACCACTACAAATCAACGGACGAGGTGGAGCAGAACCAGATCGAGCTGCAGGTCAACAACCGATTATTCTCGCATTTACAGCCGCGTCCGCAGCTTCAGAGCATCTATATTTTCTCCTTGGACAACTTCGCGTATTTCATCTCTAAAGCAAGCGGACCCAAAACCAGCTTCCATCTGCGCGACGAATCCTGGTACGCGTACCGGGACGCCGTTCTTCGGAACAAATTTCTTCTGCTGCCGGTCACCGAAGAGGATACGGGCGGCGACCGCAAAGCCCAGGTCATCTCGTTCGTCCGCAACATTAACCGTATTCCTTACCGCGAAATATCCGCCTATATGAAAATCAACATCAACGTCAGCATCTTCAAATCCATGCTCGTCAATTCCGACGCCAACGAAGTGGAACGAAATATGAGGGTGTTCATTGTGACGGACGACGGACATATCGTTTACGATGACCGGGACAAGCTGACGGGACAGATCGACGCGGAACTTGGACTGTCCGCATTCCGTCCCTCGGGACGCTCCGGCGAGCTGGTTTGGCAGGGTCAACCGTATCTGTACACGATGGAGAAGTCGGCCTATACCAATTGGAATACGGTCATCCTCATTCCGAACGAATTCCTATTGTCGAAGCAGAAGAAAGCACAATATATCCTGCTGCTCGTCGGTCTGCTCGCCACGCTGCTCATTGCTATTGTCTCCTATGTCCTGTCGCATCAGATTACCCTGCCGCTTCGTTCCATGATGAAGAAAATGTCGCGCGTCGAGCTGGGCGATCTGAGCCAGCGGATGACCGTGCAGGGCAGCGATGAGATCGGCCGTCTGAGCCGAATCTACAACAACATGCTGGACAGTATCTCCCGTCTGATCTCCGAGGTATACGAATCCAAGCTCGCGGAGAAGAACGCCCAATTGTCGGCGCTGCAGGCGCAGATCAATCCGCATTTTCTGTATAATACGTTGAATATCATGAAGTCGATCAGCCGCATTCGGGGCATTGAAGAGGTGGCCGAGATGTCGGAATCGCTGGCCGAATTGTTCCAATACAGCATGAAGAACCTGCAGCACCCCGTGCCGCTGCGGGATGAGCTCGACCACATCCATAATTATATGAAAATCCAGCAGCACCGCTTCAGCAATCGGTTCGATCTGTCCACCGATATCCCGGACGAGCTGCTGGACGCCTCCGTGCTCAAGCTCACCATACAGCCGCTCGTTGAGAATGCAGTCATTCACGGACTCGGCAAAGTGAAAGCGGGGGGATGCATCGACATTCGCGCGCGCAGGCGCAAGGGCATGCTCATCGTGGAGGTGTCCGACAACGGCGCCGGCATGGACGGGAATCGGCTGCACGAGCTCCAGCACACCCTTCGGTATCCCGGACGGCTGTTCGATCCGATGGAGGAGCCGAATGGTATTGGACTGCGAAACATCGGCCAGCGGCTGCAGTTGCTGTACGGAGAGAATTGCGGGATCGAACTGGCCGGCAATGCTGGAGGCGGATTAACGGTGCGGCACACGTTGCCTTACCAGCGGTACGATCACAAGGAAGGAGAGACGGTCAATGAATATCTTCCTCGTCGAGGATGA
- a CDS encoding GNAT family N-acetyltransferase codes for MRIIAATISDYAYIREHDRHIIEKLILPKIRQNEIYILQHESEMNVGWMRYGYFWDNTPFMNMIWIDEAHRNRGFGKKVVLFWEEEMKKMGFTCVMTSTLANEEAQHFYRKLGYRDSGCLILEEEPLEILLTKSLK; via the coding sequence ATGAGAATAATCGCCGCAACGATTTCGGACTATGCTTACATTAGAGAGCATGACCGTCATATCATTGAAAAATTAATCTTACCTAAAATTAGGCAGAACGAGATTTACATCCTTCAGCATGAAAGCGAAATGAATGTGGGGTGGATGCGTTACGGTTACTTTTGGGATAACACGCCTTTTATGAATATGATTTGGATAGACGAAGCGCATCGTAACAGAGGATTCGGCAAGAAAGTCGTTCTCTTCTGGGAGGAAGAAATGAAGAAGATGGGATTTACATGCGTAATGACCTCTACCTTGGCCAATGAAGAGGCGCAGCACTTTTACAGAAAACTAGGTTATCGCGATTCGGGCTGCTTGATTCTTGAAGAAGAGCCATTGGAAATTCTTCTTACGAAGTCACTGAAGTAA
- a CDS encoding ABC transporter ATP-binding protein, which produces MQVLEVDIRKAGYSAEDPVIRNIGFSIGAGELVGLIGPNGAGKSTTIKSLLGLIRYVDGQMTFGGEQGRYAYVPEQPVLYEYMTLWEHLQLAASAYELDESTFHERAEAMLERFRLSDERHKLPTGFSKGMQQKMMLIIGFLLKPDVYVVDEPFVGLDPRATRDFLELLQDERRRGAGVLMCTHVLDTAEKICDRIILINSGSIVAQGTLAEVREQSGCAVDAPLTDCFYALT; this is translated from the coding sequence ATGCAAGTGCTTGAAGTAGATATTCGCAAGGCGGGGTATTCCGCGGAAGATCCGGTTATTCGGAATATAGGTTTTTCCATTGGCGCAGGAGAGTTAGTCGGCTTGATCGGACCGAACGGAGCAGGCAAGAGCACCACGATCAAATCGCTGCTTGGTCTCATCCGCTACGTGGACGGCCAGATGACGTTCGGCGGCGAGCAGGGGCGATATGCCTATGTGCCGGAACAGCCAGTACTCTATGAATATATGACGCTGTGGGAGCATCTTCAGCTTGCCGCTTCCGCTTATGAGCTTGACGAGTCAACGTTTCACGAGCGGGCGGAGGCGATGCTGGAGCGGTTCCGTCTGTCGGATGAGCGCCATAAGCTGCCGACAGGCTTCTCGAAGGGCATGCAGCAGAAGATGATGCTGATCATCGGCTTCCTGCTGAAGCCGGATGTCTATGTCGTAGACGAGCCCTTCGTCGGCTTGGATCCGCGCGCGACGAGGGACTTCCTGGAGCTGCTGCAGGACGAACGCCGGCGTGGCGCAGGCGTATTGATGTGCACGCATGTGCTTGATACTGCTGAGAAAATTTGTGACCGCATCATTCTCATCAACAGCGGTTCAATCGTTGCCCAAGGAACGCTGGCGGAGGTCAGAGAGCAGTCGGGCTGTGCGGTGGATGCGCCGCTAACGGATTGCTTCTACGCGCTGACTTAA
- a CDS encoding response regulator, with amino-acid sequence MNIFLVEDERWALAELVELFKRYQPAHSIHAFSNGEDALLAAATVPPHLVLTDITMPGMDGLELIEALIGLYPDAKGIVLSVHDQFAYAQRGVKLGVIDYLLKPVKKDVLYNAIDRALQSIADDSRKNDDRACWSLMQQMLTADAANHLIADTLMDKRYGMALIQIDIKPASAESGDSGAGLRTDELKSHFRHPRLRDQELNCMTIDPRRKVILAPAPDDELAGAFRVGLAQLYGRLTRTGMQAHVGYCFKEAAKSLNGCYEGLLKTFESRLRFGQSTWIEPEPQARSEKGQLPELSAVWEKVRVLQIHLKQGDMLKGRETIQKIASELSRRDMTVKQLTLFVNDLFYSLKYNLQASSRSEINLGKLQEDISTMSAFTTYEQLTRWLTDKTFALIGEHVPIDPNPKGLVPVLMNWIHANYPNDLSLQKFAFDNHISLSYLSRLFKSQTGFTFSDYLIRHRIAKAKELLNEGGARLSDVSSLVGYEDAKHFSHLFKKIVGESPHAYTKRKKENSPPQF; translated from the coding sequence ATGAATATCTTCCTCGTCGAGGATGAACGATGGGCGCTGGCAGAGCTGGTGGAATTGTTCAAGCGCTATCAGCCCGCCCACAGCATCCATGCTTTCAGCAACGGAGAGGACGCGCTGCTCGCTGCGGCGACGGTCCCCCCGCACCTCGTGCTAACCGACATCACGATGCCGGGTATGGACGGCCTTGAACTAATCGAGGCGCTGATCGGCTTATATCCGGATGCGAAGGGGATCGTGCTCAGCGTTCACGACCAGTTCGCTTATGCGCAGCGGGGCGTGAAGCTTGGCGTAATCGATTATCTGCTGAAGCCGGTTAAGAAGGACGTGCTCTACAACGCAATCGACCGGGCGCTGCAGAGCATCGCCGATGACTCTAGGAAGAACGACGACCGCGCCTGCTGGTCGCTCATGCAGCAGATGCTTACCGCGGATGCAGCGAATCACTTAATCGCCGATACGCTTATGGATAAGCGTTATGGCATGGCGCTGATTCAGATCGACATCAAGCCCGCCTCTGCCGAGTCCGGGGACTCTGGTGCTGGACTTCGTACAGACGAGCTGAAGTCGCACTTTCGCCATCCCCGCCTGCGCGACCAAGAGCTGAACTGCATGACGATCGACCCGAGACGCAAAGTAATCCTAGCGCCTGCGCCAGACGACGAATTAGCGGGAGCCTTTCGAGTCGGCCTTGCTCAGCTGTATGGCAGGTTAACGCGGACGGGGATGCAAGCGCATGTCGGGTACTGCTTTAAGGAGGCAGCGAAAAGTCTGAACGGATGCTATGAAGGGCTGTTGAAGACATTCGAATCGCGGCTGAGATTCGGACAATCAACGTGGATCGAGCCTGAGCCGCAGGCGCGCAGCGAGAAGGGGCAGCTTCCCGAACTATCCGCCGTATGGGAGAAGGTTCGCGTCCTCCAAATACACCTTAAACAGGGTGATATGCTGAAAGGAAGGGAAACAATCCAGAAAATCGCTAGCGAGCTTAGCAGGAGGGACATGACCGTGAAGCAGCTGACGCTGTTCGTGAATGACCTGTTCTACTCGCTGAAATACAACCTTCAGGCATCCTCGCGAAGCGAGATCAACCTCGGCAAGCTGCAGGAAGATATCAGCACCATGAGTGCGTTTACCACGTATGAGCAATTGACGCGCTGGTTGACCGATAAGACGTTCGCGCTCATTGGTGAGCATGTGCCGATCGATCCGAACCCGAAGGGGCTTGTTCCCGTCCTTATGAATTGGATTCATGCGAACTATCCGAACGACTTATCATTGCAGAAATTCGCGTTCGACAATCATATCAGCTTAAGCTATCTATCGAGACTTTTTAAGTCTCAGACCGGCTTCACTTTCTCCGATTATTTAATCCGCCACCGAATCGCCAAGGCGAAGGAACTGCTGAATGAAGGCGGTGCGCGGCTGTCCGATGTAAGCAGTCTGGTCGGCTACGAGGATGCGAAGCATTTCAGCCATTTATTCAAAAAAATCGTGGGCGAGAGCCCTCATGCCTACACGAAACGAAAAAAGGAAAATTCACCCCCCCAATTCTGA
- a CDS encoding ABC transporter permease produces the protein MNQQYSKWTNAVLFRRRLRRFWMEQWKVWRTALDWTVWLYFIVPGLWLGGGSYLDIWHHPASWLTGMPIWTGERLPLFVIFLGRLRTFTEEADVLFLLQKQTWGRGLKLRGFGYTACMLLLLTLIVYALLLPFFVVVHHFTAASLAVMVIYTWIWACMGAVWRNRLEARYSGYLKWAVKLAAMLLLAVTYLIPMIVLGSEPLDLIVPICVGLVVLILLMRSKLRARDMFDSDVQQEQLARLASTQLLLRNVMTRKPRIRMTRPVVFRHSNRLFKRFQSDAVLAEMIIKSFVRRLPLIRTWLIFTVISAVAVLLSPTVLKPFLLIVLALLLSSWVVSHWRSMLAEPYFAQFKWSDHALRESSGLVRFWLVVPSVFLMSLITGLQDYGGWGVLAVVPSVFIWIGLSKFLSTMVLLKARPKGE, from the coding sequence GTGAATCAACAATATAGCAAATGGACGAATGCCGTACTGTTTAGACGAAGACTGCGGCGGTTTTGGATGGAGCAATGGAAGGTATGGCGCACCGCGCTCGACTGGACGGTATGGCTTTACTTCATCGTACCAGGATTGTGGCTTGGGGGCGGCTCCTACCTGGATATCTGGCATCATCCTGCATCATGGTTAACGGGCATGCCGATATGGACAGGTGAACGCTTGCCGCTGTTCGTGATTTTCCTGGGCAGGCTGCGCACCTTTACCGAAGAAGCGGATGTACTGTTCCTGCTGCAGAAACAAACATGGGGGAGAGGGCTGAAGCTTAGAGGGTTTGGCTACACGGCTTGTATGCTGCTCTTGTTAACGTTAATTGTTTATGCGCTGCTGCTTCCTTTCTTCGTTGTCGTGCATCATTTTACGGCAGCATCCCTAGCGGTTATGGTCATCTATACCTGGATATGGGCCTGCATGGGTGCGGTATGGAGAAATAGGTTGGAGGCCCGCTACTCCGGTTATCTGAAGTGGGCGGTCAAGCTCGCCGCCATGCTTCTATTGGCTGTCACCTATCTGATCCCGATGATTGTGCTCGGTTCGGAGCCGCTGGATCTGATCGTTCCGATCTGCGTGGGCCTTGTGGTGCTAATCCTCCTCATGAGGTCGAAGCTGCGGGCAAGAGATATGTTTGACTCCGATGTTCAACAAGAACAGCTGGCTCGGCTGGCCAGCACGCAGCTGCTGCTAAGAAACGTAATGACGCGCAAACCGAGGATTCGCATGACTCGCCCGGTCGTTTTTCGCCACTCCAACCGTTTGTTTAAACGGTTTCAGAGCGATGCCGTTCTCGCCGAAATGATCATCAAATCGTTCGTTCGCAGGCTGCCGCTCATTCGGACCTGGCTCATCTTTACGGTCATTTCCGCCGTGGCTGTCCTGCTGTCGCCTACGGTGCTGAAGCCATTCCTGCTCATCGTACTGGCGCTGCTGCTGTCTTCCTGGGTCGTTTCCCATTGGCGGAGTATGCTGGCCGAACCGTACTTTGCTCAATTCAAATGGTCGGACCATGCGCTTCGGGAATCGTCCGGGCTCGTTCGCTTCTGGCTTGTCGTCCCGTCTGTCTTCTTGATGTCACTGATTACCGGCTTGCAGGATTATGGAGGCTGGGGCGTGCTGGCTGTCGTACCGAGCGTGTTCATATGGATCGGCCTCAGCAAATTTCTGAGTACGATGGTGCTGCTCAAGGCACGGCCTAAAGGCGAATAA